The following proteins are encoded in a genomic region of Dioscorea cayenensis subsp. rotundata cultivar TDr96_F1 chromosome 8, TDr96_F1_v2_PseudoChromosome.rev07_lg8_w22 25.fasta, whole genome shotgun sequence:
- the LOC120267915 gene encoding 11 kDa late embryogenesis abundant protein-like, whose amino-acid sequence MQTGKNAMASVKEKAENAAASAKAGMEKTKATVQENVAKMTTRNPVEKEAAEERKEERKAVAEEEKRAQQERNRAEKEQTRTGAVSGYPSGMSGIAIGHHQPTAGHTAGTTTTTGTTGTTGARYT is encoded by the exons ATGCAAACTGGAAAGAATGCCATGGCTTCTGTAAAGGAGAAGGCTGAGAACGCAGCAGCTTCAGCCAAGGCCGGCATGGAGAAAACTAAGGCCACTGTGCAAGAAAAT GTGGCCAAGATGACAACAAGGAATCCGGTGGAGAAGGAGGCAGCGGAGGAAAGGAAGGAGGAGAGGAAGGCGGTGgcggaggaggagaagagggCGCAGCAAGAGAGGAACCGGGCGGAGAAGGAGCAGACTAGGACTGGTGCTGTCTCTGGCTACCCTAGTGGGATGAGTGGAATAGCTATTGGGCATCACCAACCCACCGCCGGCCACACCGCCGGCACTACAACCACTACTGGGACTACCGGGACTACTGGTGCTCGTTATACTTAG
- the LOC120267273 gene encoding exocyst complex component EXO70B2-like — translation MPPIMPDVVVAALPVANAHHCCCHHCCMSMFTAAAIITVTAAGVTVSAGVVIFTESPTLCDKRFIEAVKGCTMQLLNFGDAIAICRCSSEKIFCILGMYEALSGMMLELRSMLPVEHGELLLTEAEEILTRLGDTTKGTFNEFGNDGQNENSKKTMPNSGVLYVMNNHVLLVSYKDSLGFLLDGNSLDDRNHPEGIEQRDGNGGFGLVSPTARRLLACISYLEANLEEKKSKF, via the exons atgccgccaatcaTGCCAGATGTTGTTGTCGCAGCGTTGCCTGTCGCCAATGCTCACCATTGTTGTTGTCATCACTGCTGCATGTCGATGTTTACTGCTGCCGCTATCATCACCGTCACCGCTGCTGGTGTCACTGTCTCTGCtggtgttg TGATCTTCACCGAGTCTCCTACTCTTTGTGATAAGCGCTTCATCGAGGCTGTCAAGGGATGCACCATGCAGCTTCTTAACTTCGGTGACGCCATCGCTATTTGTCGGTGCTCGTCAGAGAAGATCTTTTGCATCCTTGGCATGTATGAGGCACTCTCTGGTATGATGTTGGAACTCCGCAGTATGCTCCCTGTTGAGCACGGGGAGCTCCTTCTCACTGAGGCCGAGGAGATATTGACTAGGCTCGGGGATACAACTAAAGGGACCTTTAATGAATTTGGCAATGATGGCCAAAATGAGAATTCAAAGAAGACAATGCCAAATAGTGGCGTACTCTATGTGATGAATAATCATGTGCTCTTGGTTTCTTATAAGGATTCTCTTGGTTTCCTCCTTGATGGGAACTCCCTTGATGATAGGAATCACCCAGAAGGCATTGAACAACGAGATGGAAATGGTGGTTTTGGTCTTGTGAGTCCCACTGCTCGTCGTTTACTTGCTTGCATCTCATATTTGGAGGCCAATCTTGaggaaaagaaatcaaaattttag